A region from the Tahibacter amnicola genome encodes:
- a CDS encoding cytochrome c family protein: protein MSLRTWIVAVPVLLLSSTIAAGSAVDAIGAHRHLGVASCSNSVCHGASQVFRDSRVAQNEFAIWQETDPHAKAYAILEQPASREIARKLGIGAATEAKICLDCHADNVAAEKRGERFQIADGVGCEACHGGAELWLNAHADKKVKRADNVAKGLYATEDPVRRAELCLSCHMGTRDRMITHRIMGAGHPRLSFELDTFTWLGRPHYTIDEDWIARKGAWNGVRDWAVGQGVAARNLLDQLVDARSGWNGIFPELVLFDCHACHKRMSDRSWGPRQGTGLGPGVVRLNDANLVMFRHVLAAVDKGAEKTLLEHTRALHRATTESREATLAAARRLQASLAELLPKVAAHPFDAASLKAILADIEADAGNGEYRDYEAAEQAAMAAQSVVVAFESSGAIDKAQAETLRARLDAVYATVKDENTYAMSKLQSALRALRAAAP, encoded by the coding sequence TCGCCACCTGGGTGTCGCCAGCTGCTCCAACAGCGTCTGCCATGGCGCCTCGCAGGTGTTCCGCGATTCGCGCGTCGCCCAGAACGAATTTGCCATCTGGCAGGAAACCGACCCGCACGCTAAGGCCTATGCGATCCTCGAACAGCCCGCCTCGCGCGAGATCGCGCGCAAGCTGGGCATTGGTGCCGCGACCGAGGCCAAGATCTGCCTGGATTGCCACGCGGACAACGTCGCAGCGGAAAAACGGGGCGAACGTTTCCAGATCGCCGACGGCGTCGGCTGTGAGGCCTGCCACGGCGGTGCCGAACTGTGGCTCAACGCGCATGCCGACAAAAAAGTAAAGCGTGCCGACAATGTGGCAAAAGGGCTTTATGCCACCGAGGATCCGGTGCGCCGGGCCGAGTTGTGCCTGTCCTGCCACATGGGAACGCGGGATCGGATGATCACCCACCGCATCATGGGCGCGGGGCACCCGCGTCTGTCCTTCGAGCTGGATACGTTCACCTGGCTGGGGCGACCGCACTACACCATTGATGAAGACTGGATTGCGCGCAAAGGCGCATGGAATGGCGTGCGTGACTGGGCCGTGGGGCAGGGCGTGGCCGCGCGCAACCTGCTGGATCAGCTGGTCGATGCCAGGTCAGGCTGGAATGGCATCTTCCCGGAGCTGGTGCTGTTTGATTGCCATGCCTGTCACAAGCGCATGTCCGACCGGAGTTGGGGGCCGCGCCAGGGCACCGGCCTCGGTCCTGGCGTAGTGCGACTCAATGATGCGAACCTGGTCATGTTCCGGCACGTGCTGGCCGCCGTGGACAAGGGCGCCGAAAAGACCTTGCTGGAGCACACGCGCGCGTTGCATCGCGCCACGACCGAGAGCCGCGAAGCCACACTGGCCGCCGCGCGGCGACTGCAGGCCAGTCTGGCGGAGCTGCTGCCGAAGGTTGCTGCGCATCCCTTCGACGCGGCCAGCCTGAAGGCGATCCTGGCTGACATCGAGGCCGACGCGGGCAACGGCGAGTACCGCGACTACGAGGCCGCCGAGCAGGCCGCCATGGCCGCCCAGTCTGTCGTGGTGGCCTTCGAGAGTTCCGGCGCCATCGACAAGGCCCAGGCCGAGACGCTGCGGGCGCGCCTGGATGCGGTCTACGCCACGGTCAAGGACGAGAACACCTACGCCATGAGCAAGCTGCAGTCGGCCTTGCGCGCATTGCGCGCCGCGGCGCCATAG
- a CDS encoding PP2C family protein-serine/threonine phosphatase — protein MIEFGHSSHVGLRREHNEDTYYADPELGLWLVADGMGGHEHGEVASAIARDTLVDEVRKGTPIGRAIQLADEEIIRHSSRKAEALPMGTTVAAVRLHGDDFDMAWVGDSRVYVWNGALKQLSQDHSYVQELIEQGAITAEQARTHPHRNVVTQALGVTDPQSLRVETIKGTLKPGMQILLCSDGLTEEVEDAQIASVLARADLSAQECVDHLILAALDGGGSDNVTVVLIRRR, from the coding sequence ATGATCGAATTCGGACACAGTTCCCACGTAGGCCTGCGCCGCGAGCATAACGAAGACACCTATTACGCCGACCCCGAGCTGGGCCTGTGGTTGGTCGCCGACGGCATGGGCGGACACGAACACGGTGAAGTGGCCAGCGCCATCGCGCGCGACACGCTCGTCGACGAAGTACGCAAGGGAACGCCGATCGGTCGCGCCATCCAGCTGGCCGACGAAGAGATCATCCGCCATTCCAGTCGCAAGGCCGAAGCCCTGCCGATGGGTACCACGGTCGCGGCAGTGCGCCTGCACGGCGATGACTTCGACATGGCCTGGGTGGGCGACAGCCGCGTATACGTGTGGAACGGCGCCCTCAAGCAACTGTCGCAGGATCACTCCTACGTACAGGAGCTGATCGAGCAGGGCGCGATCACGGCCGAGCAGGCACGCACGCACCCGCACCGGAACGTTGTGACCCAGGCATTGGGCGTCACCGACCCCCAGAGCCTGCGCGTGGAGACCATCAAGGGCACGCTCAAGCCCGGCATGCAGATCCTCCTGTGCAGCGACGGCCTTACGGAAGAAGTGGAAGATGCGCAGATCGCCAGCGTGCTGGCTCGCGCAGACCTGTCCGCCCAGGAATGCGTGGACCACCTCATCCTCGCCGCTCTTGACGGGGGCGGCTCGGACAACGTCACGGTCGTACTGATCCGTCGGCGCTGA